A region of the Stieleria neptunia genome:
TTTCAAACGCCCGTGCTGGCGGATCACGAAGAAGCTTTTGGATTGAGCGAGTTTGTTGAGGAATGGGACGATGCAATAATGCCGGTCCGCAATTACGACATCATTCGGCTGGATATCATCCACGATCCGATCGCAACACGTCGACTCTTGCGCGTGGCCGTCAAGCAGCACGTACGCGCGGTCAAACACCTGTCGCTGTAGGTCAAACCTCGCGACTAGTTTACCCGGCAACGGTGCACCCTTGACGTCTCGAAGGTCTTTCAATCTTTTGTCAGACTTCGCCAAGACATTCCCATCAATACTCAAGCAACGATAACCTGGAAGCAATTCCCAGGGTGTGAACCCCATCGCGTCTTGCATTTGGATAGTCCGCTTTGCCGCGTGCGAAACGAGCGACTCACTTACCGCTGGTTCTATGCCTCTGGTTTTGGCATAGAATGACTGTCGAGAAACGTCGAGATTCTCTTTGTGCTCCTTGTAGGCTTGATTGAAATTCTCGCTGAAATCCAAGGCCACGTCAGCGACCGTCATCGCCACTGCCTGGAATGTGGCGAGGTACTCATACTGCTTTTCTCGATTGTTATCGAAAACCAGTTGCAAATCGCTCCCGATAAAGTCCTGCGTGAGCGCCCTGGTCATGACAGCAAATGGTGCCTTGGTTACAAACCGATCAAAAACTTTCGATGACATCGCGAACCTCCGTGTAGCGTAAAACACGGGAATACACAAAAATCGCGGTCACGCGATACCCTTACAGCCCTGGGCTTCCAGCCTGTCGTTCGTGGGATAGGCTTCCAGCCTGTCGTTCGTGGGATAGGCTTCCAGCCTGTCAACCGTGGGATAGGCTTCCAGCCTGTCGATCCAGGATCAACGATACCTGACAGCCTACGCTCATGCTCCCACTTAAAGTCACCCTCCCAGGCAGGGAGGGTCGAGCGAAGCGAGGGGAGGGTCGCCCCGAAACCGTCGACAGATTCCAAGCGACAACGGATTCCGATTGGTTTGCGACGCCAACTCGGCGAGAGTAAGATCATCGGTATTCCGATCATCAGCACGAAACAACTGGAATTTTCGATGTCGTTTCAAACGGAAACACCCGGCAAATTGGGCTATGCACATTACGTGGGTTTCCCCGATGATGGCCGCCGTCATGAAATCATCGATGGAGACCACTACGTGAATCCTGCTCCGAGCACGTATCATCAAACCGTCTCCAAGCGACTGCAGTATCAGCTTTACACCCAATTCGAACTGGCAGGTAAGGGGCTCGTTTTTGATGCTCCTGTTGATGTTCAATTGACGGCACACGACATCGTCCAGCCGGATCTGGTCGTCATTCTTAACGCCAAAACCCAGATGATCACTCCGACCAAGATCAAGGGCATACCGGATCTGATCGTCGAGATTATTTCGCCATCGAGCTCGGACAACGATCGAAAGCTAAAGAAGGAACTCTACGAGCGAGTCGGGGTGACGGAATACTGGATCGCCGACCCGTTTGAGCACTTGATTGAACAGTGGGTCCTGCAATCAGGCGGTTACCAAATGCAGCCGGTTTCGGATCCGCTCTGCCCGACGATCGATCCCCAGGTGCGGGTCCCGATGAGCGAGATCTGGTGACGCGATCCGTCATGGACGAGCCCCCCATCCCAGCGGGAAGCGTTAGCGAGCGGCACATCCCAGCGGGAAGCGTTAGCGAGCGGCGCGTGACGGGGAGCAAACACAACCGCCCGCCACTGGTTGACGGTCTGTTGATTGAGTGAGCCGTGACGCGTAAGCGGCCGGGCATTCTGGGGGCCGCCCGAGGCCTTACGGCCAGCGGCTCACCATTGACTCAGCAGATCCCGAATCAATCAACAGCCCGCTGAGGCCCCGTGGCGGCACCTGGACCGCCCACTCATGCCCGCGATTTCGTCTATCCTGTTGGGTTCTTTCACTCGCACCGTGAAGTCCAGGTGCTGAAAATGAACCTCCCGCCCACCAAGAACGAACCATGCCCCGTGTCTCCGCGATCCGCTTTGCGCTGATTTGCTTTGCCTTGCTCCTGCCGCGCTATCTCGATGCGGCGGACACCAAACCGAACTTTGTGATCATCTTCGCCGACGACCAGGGCTACGGCGACTTGGGCTGCTTCGGCTCGACCAAGATCAAAACGCCGAACATCGATCGGATGGCCGCCGAAGGCCGACGGTTCACCAATTTCATGGTCGCCTCCCCGGTCTGCACCCCGTCTCGGGCCGCCCTGCTGACCGGATGCTACCCCAAACGCGTCGGGATGCACCAACACGTCTTGTTTCCCGCGTCGACCAAGGGACTCAATCCGACCGAACACACCATCGCCGACCACCTGAAAGCCCAAGGCTACGCAACGGCATGCTTCGGCAAGTGGCACCTGGGACATCATCCCGAAACGCTGCCCCAGCAAAACGGGTTTGACACCTACTTGGGGATCCCCTACTCCAACGACATGAACCATCCGGACAACCAGGGCAAGCCCCGGGTGCCGTCGGACGAATTGTGGAAGAATCAGGAAAGTGCGATCACGTTGTGGAACACGCCGCTGATGGAAAATGAAAAGATCGTCGAGTTGCCGGTCGATCAACGCACCGTCACGCGGCGCTACACCGACCGAGCCGTCGATTTCATCAAAACCAATCAAGACGCCCCGTTTTTCCTGTACCTGCCGCATTCGATGCCGCACATTCCGCTGTATGTCCCCGCAGATGTTTATGACCCCGATCCGCAAAACGCGTACACCTGCGTGATCGAGCACATCGACGCCGAAGTCGGACGGGTGATGGACACGATTCGCGAACTGGACTTGGCCGACAACACCTACGTGATCTACACGTCCGACAACGGCCCCTGGTTGCAATTTAAAAACCACGGCGGTTCGGCCGGACCGTTGCGGGCCGGCAAAGGCACGACGTTCGAAGGCGGCCAACGGGTGCCCTGCGTGATGTGGGGGCCCGGCCGCATTCCCGCCGGAACCGAATGCGACGAACTTGTCGGCACCATCGACTTGCTGCCCACCATCGCCGCGATCACCGAATCGCCACTTGCCAAAGACCGCAAGATCGACGGCATGGATGTCTCGGGACTGTTGACCGGAACCTGGGACCAAACGCCGCGTGAGGAGTACCTGTACTACACCTCGCGAGGCGCCATCGAAGGGCTGCGGAAAGGCAAATGGAAACTGCTGGTCAAGAAGAAAACCCCACCACGCAATCGGCCCAACGCCAAAGTGCCCCCGCCGGAGATTTTGTTGTTCGATTTGTCACAAGACATCGGCGAGCAAACGAATCTGGCTGCGGAAAAACCAGAACTCGTCGCGTCGATGCGTTCCCGAATGGAAGAGCTGGACGCCGAAGTCACCGCCAACGCAAGAGAACCCTGGCGCAAGTAGTGGGATAGGCTTCCAGCCTGTCATTCCACTTGTTCCCGGGCTCCGCCTGGGAACACACTGCAACGGAGGCTCCTGCCTCCTAACCCCAACCGCGTGTGGCGGAAGCCACACCGACATTGCGCTCCAAGGCGGAGCCTTGGAACGAGTTTCCACTTGTTCCCGGGCTCCGCCTGGGAACACACTGCAACGGAGGCTCCTGCCTCCTAACCCCAACCGCGTGTGGCGGAAGCCACACCGACATTGCGCTCCAAGGCGGAGCCTTGGAACGAGTTGCTGGGTAGGTCACGCTGTGCGTGACAATTGGCATGCACAGCATGCCCTACCGTTCACTCCCACGTTTGTCACGGCTGCTCATACTTGCGGCGATACTTCTCCGCCAGCGTCTTGTGCTTGCTGCCCAGGTCGACTTCCGCGCCGGCGACGTAGGCCGCGGTGACATGGGACTCGGTCTGCAAGACATCGCCGTCAACGACGATCAACGTGGCGTCTTTGCCGACCGTGATCGAACCGACGCGATCGCCCACGCCCATGATCTCCGCCGGCGCGAGCGTGATCGCCCGAATCGCTTGATCGGCCGGCAACCCGTACGCCACCGCGACGGCGGCATGGTACGGCAAATTCCTGGCCGCCGCCCCGCCACCGGGACTGCCCGACCCCGCACCACCGATCGCGAAACGAATCCCCGCATCCATCAACCGACGCGGCAGCGTGTAGGGGTGGTCATAGGGATCATACCGTCGCAGTGGCAATCGATACGTCGCGTGGACGATCACCGGCACGTCGTATTGCTTCAGCATCGCGGCACACAGCGGTGCGTCATAGCCGCCATAGATGATCGGTCGGATCCCGCGCGAAACGCAAAACGAAACCGCCGCTTCGATTTCACGTCGCGAATCGGCGTCGATGATCATCGGCGTCGTGCCTTCCAGCACCGGCACCAACGCTTCCAGACGCAAATCCGTCGGCGTCGCGTCCGGGCGTGCCTGCCGGGCGATCGCATAGCGAGCCGCGGTCTCCAATCGATCCGAAAGTCTTTTCAATCGTTCATCACGATCCTTGGCCCGATCCGCTTCGTTGCTTTTGCGCGAATCGTAGCCGCGCCAGTCGACCACCAGCCCGGTATCGCCCTTGATCAGCATGTCCTTGTACGTCCAGCCGTCCAATTGAATCACGCCCGACTGGCCGCGGATGTCCCCGCGTTTGGGCGCGATCGACGCCAGCAGCACGCCTCCGGCCCTGGCGACCGGGATCCATTCGCTGTCGGCATTGACCGCGACCCAAGGCCGCAGGTTTCCGTTTTCGTCTCCGACCTCGTCGGTATCGATGGTGGAACGCACCGCGTTGACTTCCGCCAGTCCGATGTTGGACAGCGATTCCATCAACCCGGGATAGACGTGTTTGCCGGCGACGTCGACCGTCTTGCATCCCTTCGGCAACGTCACTTTTTTCCCCACCGCGGTGACCTTGCCTTGGTCAAAGACGACGGTGCCGTTGTCGATGGGTTTGCCGTCGACGGGATGGATCGTCCCGCCGACCAGCGCGATCGGTTTGGTTTGCGGAGCGCCGGGGATCTGGTCGTGGGCGGCGGCGGTGCCGGCGAAGCAAAGGATCATCGCAGCGACCGTCGCCAGACGGTGGATCGGTGAGTGGCGATTCACGGTTCGACCTCCATTCGCTTCGCTCGCCCTTCCGGGCAAGAGCGTGACGTGCGTCCTCGTTGCCAGGCTCCGCCTGGCAACGCAATGCACCGGAGGCTCCGCCTCCCAACCATCGTCTTCAACTCGTCCCCAGGATTCGCCTGGCAACGTTAGCCCGTTGTGGCTCCCGCCACGCACCGATGGCGGCCTGGAGGCGGGAGCCTCCATGACAGTGTGTTCCAAGGCGGAGCCTGGGAACAAGGTAAAAGTGTCTTGCGAGGCGTCGCCGCGCGTTGAGTTGCGTTGATTCATCGTTGCACTCCCCCGTGGTTGTGTCCGGCGTGTTGGTCTTGTTCGTCGTCGTGGTCGTGCCCGTGACAAAACTCGTCGTACCTGAACCAGCGATCTTCTTCTTCGATCTCTTCATCTCCTCCTTTGGAGCGTCCAAAACCCTTGTCGAGTATTTTCCCGATCAGCAACGAGCGCCAACGCGCATCACGCTGATGACGCTCGCGATCCTGTTCCAGTGAAAACATCCTCCGGCCGTCAACCCACGTCTGCTCGCAGCGCGACAGCGTCGACAATGGCGGCCCGCTCCATAAAACAACGTCGGCGTCTTTGCCGATTTCGATGGAACCCACATGGTCGTCGATCCGCAGTTGCATAGCCGGATTGAGCGTCACGAACTTCAATGCCTCCTCCGCCGGCACGCCGCCGTATTTAACCGCCTTGGCGGCTTCGGTGTTTAAATGCCGTGCCAGTTCGCGATCGTCGCTGTTGAAGGAAACGACGATGCCGACGTCATGCATGATCGCCCCGTTGTAAGGAATCGCGTCGTAGACTTCGAACTTGTACGCCCACCAGTCCGAGAACGCCGACGCCATCGCACCGTGCTGTTTCATACGGTCGGCGACCTTGTAACCTTCCAAGATGTGTTGCAGCGTCCCGATGGTGACGTCGAATGTGTCCAGCAAATCCAACAGCGCCACGATCTCGTCTTGGCGATAACTGTGGCAGTGAATCCAACGTTCGCCGCGGAGGATCTCTGCCACCACGTCGAGTTCGTAGTCCACCCGCGGTGGCAATCCGTCGCGGCGGCCGCTACGCCAACGCCGATGCTGTTCGTCGTATTCTTTCGCAGCCAGAAACCTGTCGCGGAACAACTGTTCGACGCCCATGCGGCTGGCCGGGTAGCGAGTCGGTGACTCGGATCGGTTGCTGCGTTTGACGTTTTCCCCGAGCGCGAACTTGATGCCCGCCGGGGCCTCGGCAAACTTCATCGCCTGCATGCCATCGCCCCAGCGCAACTTGATGACTTGGTTTTGCCCGCCGATCGGATTGGCCGATCCGTGCAAGATGTTAGACGTCGTCAATCCTCCGGCGAGTTGACGGTAGACATTGATGTCGCTGTTGTCGATGAAGTCGCCGACGCGAACTTCCGCCGTCACCGCTTGCCCCGATTCGTTGACACCGCCGTCGGTGCCCATGTGTGAGTGGCAATCGATCAACCCGGGTGAAAGGTGTTTGCCGCTTGCATCGACGATCACGCAGTCCTTGGGCGGCTTCAGCGAAACACCGATGGCGTTGATCTTGCCCGCGACGACCAACACATCGGTGTTTTCAAGCACGCCGCGATCGCTGCACGTCCAAACGGTCGCGCCGCGAAACAGAACGGCGGGTGCAACGGGTACGGGTTCGGTCACGCCGAGTCCGCCGAGCGGGTACGTGATGGCGATTTCATCCAAGAGCGAATCGTCGGCTTGCTCCGAGTCGGATTTCTCATCGTCGGAATCTTCGTCTTCGTCGCCTTCCTGATCGTCCGCGTCCGATTCCACAGAATCTTTCTCGGCGACCTCGGCACGTTGCCAGTCCAGCGTTTGCGGCGTCCCATCGGGCATCGTTAGAGTCGAGAACACGTTCAACGCGTCCGCTTCGGCGACACTGACGATCGTGATCCGCGTCGGTCCGGCGGGCATTCGGCTGTCGGCACCGCTCAGATCCACCCAGGCGGTCAAGCGATCGACGGCACGGGTGACCTTGTTCAGTCTGGCCGAGGCCTGGTCGCTGTCCTTGTTGTCCGAATCGTCCTTCTTCTTGTCGGGCTGTGTTTTGGGCGGGTTCTCGCTGATCACGTTGCCGGACCACTTCTTCTTTTCCCGTTTCAATTCCAATCGGACCGGAATACGTTTTCCATCGACCCTGACCTTTGTTTTCCAAGTTCCCTCCAACGCGTCGGGCTGCGGACTGGACGCAGCGTCGTGTTCGAATCGTTTTCCCGCCACCCAGGTCTCCAAGACCTTGCCCTCTTTGTCGAACAGGTCTCCCTCGGTCACGATCAAGTTGGCCAGCGAACCGGCACGGACTCGACCGGCGATTTCGTCGACACCGAAAAGGCGCGCCGGTGTGGTCGTGACCGCGGCCAAGGCGGTATCGGCCGACAAGCCACGTTCAACGGCGGCGCGAATGTTTTTCAGAAACGACTTGGGATCGTCCAGCCCATCCGAAGTCAAGCAAAACGTCACACCGGCCGACGCCAGCAAGGCGGGGTTTTCAGGTGCGAAATGCCAGTGCATCAATTCCAGCGTCGTCACATCGTCGGCCGCCGCTTCGGAGCTGACATCGGGTGCGTCGGGGAAATCGACGGGGATCAACAGCGGACGGCCGGTGTCGGCGATCGCGTTCAAGTCGCGATACTCCCGCCCCGAACCACGGATCAACAGATCCAGCGAAAACTCGCCGGCGATCTGCTCGGCCCGCAATGCCATCCGTTCATTGGGCGCATCGATGACAAACAGGCCATCGGTTCGGTCATCGGCCAGACGGGCCAGGTCGTCGTTGCGGGTTGGTCGCGGCAATTCGGGTTTGGCGGTGTA
Encoded here:
- a CDS encoding Uma2 family endonuclease, with protein sequence MSFQTETPGKLGYAHYVGFPDDGRRHEIIDGDHYVNPAPSTYHQTVSKRLQYQLYTQFELAGKGLVFDAPVDVQLTAHDIVQPDLVVILNAKTQMITPTKIKGIPDLIVEIISPSSSDNDRKLKKELYERVGVTEYWIADPFEHLIEQWVLQSGGYQMQPVSDPLCPTIDPQVRVPMSEIW
- a CDS encoding sulfatase family protein → MPRVSAIRFALICFALLLPRYLDAADTKPNFVIIFADDQGYGDLGCFGSTKIKTPNIDRMAAEGRRFTNFMVASPVCTPSRAALLTGCYPKRVGMHQHVLFPASTKGLNPTEHTIADHLKAQGYATACFGKWHLGHHPETLPQQNGFDTYLGIPYSNDMNHPDNQGKPRVPSDELWKNQESAITLWNTPLMENEKIVELPVDQRTVTRRYTDRAVDFIKTNQDAPFFLYLPHSMPHIPLYVPADVYDPDPQNAYTCVIEHIDAEVGRVMDTIRELDLADNTYVIYTSDNGPWLQFKNHGGSAGPLRAGKGTTFEGGQRVPCVMWGPGRIPAGTECDELVGTIDLLPTIAAITESPLAKDRKIDGMDVSGLLTGTWDQTPREEYLYYTSRGAIEGLRKGKWKLLVKKKTPPRNRPNAKVPPPEILLFDLSQDIGEQTNLAAEKPELVASMRSRMEELDAEVTANAREPWRK
- a CDS encoding amidohydrolase family protein, whose protein sequence is MNRHSPIHRLATVAAMILCFAGTAAAHDQIPGAPQTKPIALVGGTIHPVDGKPIDNGTVVFDQGKVTAVGKKVTLPKGCKTVDVAGKHVYPGLMESLSNIGLAEVNAVRSTIDTDEVGDENGNLRPWVAVNADSEWIPVARAGGVLLASIAPKRGDIRGQSGVIQLDGWTYKDMLIKGDTGLVVDWRGYDSRKSNEADRAKDRDERLKRLSDRLETAARYAIARQARPDATPTDLRLEALVPVLEGTTPMIIDADSRREIEAAVSFCVSRGIRPIIYGGYDAPLCAAMLKQYDVPVIVHATYRLPLRRYDPYDHPYTLPRRLMDAGIRFAIGGAGSGSPGGGAAARNLPYHAAVAVAYGLPADQAIRAITLAPAEIMGVGDRVGSITVGKDATLIVVDGDVLQTESHVTAAYVAGAEVDLGSKHKTLAEKYRRKYEQP
- a CDS encoding amidohydrolase family protein, translating into MLRQSNCLLGCFLFLIAISTAVAQDHGDARPVVGLRENPPDRVFLKDARVVVQPGQVLESASVSIQGTTIVAVGTGLTPPDGAHVIDCTGKSIYAGLIDGYGEVDTPEPPTGGTGHWNGNVLPRRAAATAIQSVSDVAASRTQGVTMRLIAPRGAIVKGSSCLVLLDGNSRVSLVDDDVAQHLQLTVPRDKRRDSYPNSPMGAIALLRQTLADADWYTRAWQAYTAKPELPRPTRNDDLARLADDRTDGLFVIDAPNERMALRAEQIAGEFSLDLLIRGSGREYRDLNAIADTGRPLLIPVDFPDAPDVSSEAAADDVTTLELMHWHFAPENPALLASAGVTFCLTSDGLDDPKSFLKNIRAAVERGLSADTALAAVTTTPARLFGVDEIAGRVRAGSLANLIVTEGDLFDKEGKVLETWVAGKRFEHDAASSPQPDALEGTWKTKVRVDGKRIPVRLELKREKKKWSGNVISENPPKTQPDKKKDDSDNKDSDQASARLNKVTRAVDRLTAWVDLSGADSRMPAGPTRITIVSVAEADALNVFSTLTMPDGTPQTLDWQRAEVAEKDSVESDADDQEGDEDEDSDDEKSDSEQADDSLLDEIAITYPLGGLGVTEPVPVAPAVLFRGATVWTCSDRGVLENTDVLVVAGKINAIGVSLKPPKDCVIVDASGKHLSPGLIDCHSHMGTDGGVNESGQAVTAEVRVGDFIDNSDINVYRQLAGGLTTSNILHGSANPIGGQNQVIKLRWGDGMQAMKFAEAPAGIKFALGENVKRSNRSESPTRYPASRMGVEQLFRDRFLAAKEYDEQHRRWRSGRRDGLPPRVDYELDVVAEILRGERWIHCHSYRQDEIVALLDLLDTFDVTIGTLQHILEGYKVADRMKQHGAMASAFSDWWAYKFEVYDAIPYNGAIMHDVGIVVSFNSDDRELARHLNTEAAKAVKYGGVPAEEALKFVTLNPAMQLRIDDHVGSIEIGKDADVVLWSGPPLSTLSRCEQTWVDGRRMFSLEQDRERHQRDARWRSLLIGKILDKGFGRSKGGDEEIEEEDRWFRYDEFCHGHDHDDEQDQHAGHNHGGVQR